The Candidatus Neomarinimicrobiota bacterium region TCAACATACACACAATCCAGCTCAGATGTTACAGGCACGGCATAATCCCCGAATTCATCCACAGACGCAATGGAATATCCAAAGGGCCATTTATCTGCAATCACAGACAGATCTGTTAACGCATACTTGTCCGGAACATTGAAAGAAACCGTTCCGCTTATAGCATCCTGAGGATACACATTGTAAAGCTGGATATCCAGGGTGACATCTGCATCCATGACATCGGCATAATACTGGCCCCAATAGGGGATGAGGTATTGTCCGGCCAGGTCTTCTTCGATGAATTCAATTTCCCACCAACCGGGCATCACCGGAATTTCATAATAACCCGTTGCATCTGTCGTGCCCATCACTTCATACATACCGTTATTGGCCAGCATCCGCACATTGGAGACTGGAAGCCCTTCTGTTGAAGTCACAAAACCGGATATGAAATAAGCCCCTTCAACCAGTGTAAAATCGGCAACAGGAGTCCCGGGGAGAAAAACCGTATAATACATGGGTTCGGCATACATGCCACCCGGAACCTGCCAGATATTCAGGGCAAAAACTGTCCATGGGCCGGGGAACATGTTCTCCGCTTCTTTTGGTATGGCCATGGAATAATTCCCGTTCTGATCAGTTTTTGTCAGGAAAACAACCTCCGGTTCATCTTCGGATTTCGCATACATAGAATCAATGACACCTGGGAAAGCAACCATCAGAATATTCTGCACAGGATTCATCCCATCCGACACATTGCCAGTAATAAAAGACGTTGCGCCTATGGGTTCCTCACAATAAGCCATTGCCAGGTCGTACATTTCAGTATTCATATCCATGACGACGATATAGATAGTGGCATTCTGAAGAGATATAAGAGGACCATCCTCTTCAAATTCCGTGGATATCGTCACTTCCCAAATACCGTCTCCGGGAGGTGTCATATCCATTTCATCCCCATCTTCAATCATGAAAACAAATTCCTCGCCTCCCATCTCCAAATGGGCAAAAGCATTCAGATCTGAGAATGAAAACACATTGTCCCCATCATCCACAAAGATCATAGTGCCTAATGGCCGGTCTGCCGTTACTGTCAGTGTAATACTGTCGCCAACAGCATAAATTGTTGTATCTGCGCCATTGATCTGTATAGAGAAATCAATTGTGGATTTCTGCATGGAAATTCCGGACAAGTGATGTAACATCACATTTTCCTTCCATACATTCCGATCTCTCATCTGTTTCGGACTATGGGGCTTGTTCGCCGTTTCAGGGTGGTATTGATCCACCTTCAGCATCTGTGAAGACGGTCTTAAATTCTGTACGGCTTTCTGTGCCCGTACCTGCATTTGTTCGTCCGTCATACCGGCAAAGGTCATTCCGGCCAGTACGAAGAGACACATCAAAACAACAGCACATTTTCTCATAATGTACCCCCTACTTTGTTCGTTATGGTTTATTATTATAATAGTTGTATTTTCATCTCAATGCAATACTGATTATAAAAATGTGATACGCATCATAAACTCTTTAGTAAAAGGTTTTTATTTAATCTGCGAGGTATTTTTTCGCCATGATTTCCCCTTCTGTGATATTCACCCGGGAAAGGAAATAAGCCCCGCCAATAAAGAGGAAGAGGATAGACAATATCCCCATTCTCTGGTTACCTGAAATATACCCGATGGTACCCATGAGGAAAGGGCCGACCACGGCGGCAAATTTTCCAAGCATATTGTAAAAGCCAAAGAATTCCGCTGATTTTTCCTTGGGGATGATCCGTGTATACAGGCTCCGGCTCAGGGCTTGAATACCTCCCTGAAAAAGTCCGATACAGATGGCCAGAGCCAGGAAATGCCAGGATTGGTTCATAAAGTAGCCCAGAATTGTAATCAGGCAGTAGGCACAAATAGCCACCATAATGGCGGGTTTCACACCGATTTTCCGGGCAAACCAGCTATAGGCAAGCGATCCGAAAAAGGCGACAAACTGGGTAATCAGCAAAGCTGAAATCAGAACACTGCTGTCAAATCCCAGAGAGTCCCCGTAACTCACGGCCATCCGGATAATCGTATCCACCCCGTCGATATACAACCAGTAGGCAAAGAGAAAGAGTCCGACGACTTTAAGGTGCCGGATATGTCTGAAAGTACCTATTAACTGGCGCCATCCCATTACAAAAGCCTTATGAAGCGGCACAGCATCTATAAGGCGGGGTTCTTTCACAAAGAGAAAGATAGGAATGGAAAAAACAGCCCACCACACCGCAACGCTGAGAAACGAGAGTTTTATGGCAGTTGCTCCGTCGGGAATTCCAAAGAAATCAGGCTTTAGAAACATAAAAACATTCACGGCAAAAAGGAGTCCCCCGCCGATATATCCTATGGCAAACCCCAGGCTACTGACAAAATCCACCTTTTTTTCCGTCGCCACTCCCGGGAGAAGGGAATCATAAAAAATATTGCCTCCGGAAAACCCTACGGTACCCAGCACGTAGAGCAATGCGGCAAATTTCCACATTCCCTGGGCCACAAACCAGAGTCCGCCAGTCATTAAAACCCCTAAAAAAGCAAAAAGGAACAGAAATTTCTTCTTGGCAGTCCCCCGGTCTGCCACGGCTCCCAGAAAAGGGGCCAGAAGGGCCACGACAATAGATGCAACCGAGTTTGCCCATCCCAGATACATGACACTCCGTGTAGGATTGGAAGGATCCGCCCAATACTGATTGAAAAAGAGAGGAAAAAATCCGGCCATCACCGTCGTTGCAAAAGCACTGTTGGCCCAGTCGTACAGAGCCCAGGATGCTATCGAGCGTTTTTCGTTCATCTCAGAATTCCCCTGTTTTAAATTTTTGAAATATACAACAGACAAAATCAAGTCACAAAATTAAAGTCCTCAACCAAGCCCGGTTTCCCGGAGAATAAATAGAAAGAATATATTGCATGTCGCTTCAAATCCTATTATAATTTATTTAAATTTTGAAAACGGGGCTCTTATCTCGCACGTTCCGATAATTGACCCTCACCCTAAACAAAGATCCGTTGATTCAATCCTGTTATATGCATGGGGGACATCTACAGACCCATCATTAAATATGCACCATAGCCGATATATCAACCAACAGGAGGAAAGAATGGAAAAAAACGAGGTACAGGAACGGGTAAAGAAAGTCGTTGCCAACGTATTGAAAATGGATCCGGAAGAAATCTTTGATGATGCTAACTTCATCTTTGATCTGGGAGCGGATTCCATGCAGAGTCTGGAACTTGTTGCTGCTTTTGAAGAAGAATTCGACGTCGAATTGGATGAAGACAAGGCATTGTCAGTTCAGACGGTTGCCGATGCCGTGGAATTTATCTCATCACATTTATCATAAGCGACATATTAATCAAACGGGGGAATCCTCATGAAAAAGGATTTCAAGGCAAATCTGGATAAAATATTTTATCCGGATTCTGTAGCAGTTGTAGGAACAAATAAAGTTGTGGGAACAGTTCCACATGATATACTCAGAAATATACTGGATGCGGATTTCAACGGTGTTGTTTATCCTGTCAGTCCGCGTGAGCGTTTTATAGCCGGAATCAAAGCTTACAAATATGTGACGGATATTTCGGATTCAGTAGATCTGGCGATCATCGTCTTTCCTGCATCTGTCATCCATCTGGCCCTTGAGCAGTGTGGTCAGAAGGGAATCAAAGCCGCTATTATCATATCAGCCGGTTTTAAAGAAGTCGGTGGAGAAGGCATTAAAAGGGAAAAGCAGGTCAAGGCCATTGCCGATAAATACGGGATGTCCATCATTGGTCCCAATTGCCTGGGTGTTATTAATACGGATGCCCGGTCCAAAATCAACGCCTCTTTTGCCCGCCGCATGCCGGAGGAGGGAACTATCGGGTTTTTGTCCCAAAGCGGAGCCTTATGTACCGCTGTCCTGGATTACGCCTATGCAAAACGCATCGGATTTTCTAAATTTATTAGTTTTGGTAACAAGGCTGATGTAACAGAAATTGACCTTCTTTATTATCTAAAGGATGATCCAAAAACAAAGATTATCCTGATGTACCTTGAAGAGGTCAAAGACGGTCCGGGACTGATGAAAGCAGCCCGTGAAGTAATTAAGGCCGGAAAACCGGTTTTGATTCTGAAATCGGGGCGAACATCCGAAGGGGCCATTGCTGCTGCATCCCATACAGGTTCCATGGCCGGAAGCGATGAAGTGTGCGATGCCGCCTTTCGCCAGACAGGCATTATCCGATGCCAGGATGTCGATGAAATGTTCAATATTGCCATAGCTTTTGCCTATCAGCCCATCCCAAAATCCAGGCGGGTAGCTATTATCACCAACGCAGGGGGACCCGGTGTTCTCACAACAGATGCTGCGATACGTGACGGTCTGGAACTGGCAAAATTTTCTGATGAAACCACGGCCATCCTTAAAAAAAGCCTGCCGGCGACTGCAAATATTAAAAATCCGGTGGATGTTATTGGGGATGCAAGGGCGGACCGTTATAGTGTGGCCCTGTCAGCCGCATTTAAAGATCCGGCTGTGGACGGTGTTTTTGTCATTCTAACCCCTCAATCCATGACGGAAATCGACCTTATCGCCCGGGAAATTGCCAAGGTCGCTCACCATTACAACAAACCGGTCTACGCCTCTTTTATGGGGGAGGCAGATGTAGCTCAGGGCATCGATGTACTTCAGCGAAATAAAATCCCCCATTATACCCGGCCTGAATCCATGTGCCGGGCATTTGCAACCGTATATCATTTCAACCAGGATCGGAAAGAAGTCCCAAAGCCGGCACCGGTATTTAAAGATGTGGATGATGCACGGGTAAATGAAATTATTCAGGAAGTGAAAAACGCAGGAAAACACTACCTGACAGAAGATCTCTCGGATGAACTGCTGAAAGCTTACGCTTTTCCGGTTGTCGAATCGGTTCTTGCCCGTTCTGAAGATGAAGCCGTTCAGAAGGCTGAATCCATGGGATATCCCGTGGTCATGAAAGTCGTATCCGATGAAATTATCCATAAATCGGAAGCCGGCGGCGTGATTCTGAATATCCGGTCTGATCAAGAGGTGAAAGAAGCCTATAAAACAATCCTGGAAAAGGCAAAACAATATGATTCCAACGCCAAAGTGAAGGGAGTCCTTATCGAACAAATGATTTCAGATGGAGAAGAAGTGATTCTGGGACTCAACCGGGACAACAGTTTCGGTCCGGTCATTATGTTCGGTCTGGGCGGAATCTATGTGGAAGTCTTCAAGGATGTGAGTTTCCGGGTTGCTCCTCTGCAAACAAGTGATGTGGAGCATATGATTGAAGAAACCCGATCCTCCAGCATTCTTCACGGTGTACGTGGACACGGACCACGGGATCTGGATAAAGTTATAGAATGCATTCTCAGGCTTTCGCAACTGGCCGTGAATCATCCCGACATTCAGGAACTGGATATTAACCCCCTCATCGTGCTGGACAAAAGTAAAGGCGTCTTTGTGGCTGATGCAAGAATAATGATAAAACAAGAATAAAAGAAAGGATGGGATGCTATGCGTATCTTGATCTACAATGATTATGATCATCTGAGTCAGTGGGTGGCCCACTATGTAGCCAGCAAAATCAACCAGGCTGAAAAGAAGGGAGACAAACCTTTTGTATTAGGACTTCCAACCGGTTCCTCTCCCATCGGGACCTATCAGGAATTGGTGAAACTCCATAAAGCAGGTAAAGTCTCCTTCAAAAATGTCATCACTTTCAATATGGATGAATATGTGGGTATTCCGGAAGATCATCCCCAGAGTTATCACTTTTTCATGTGGGATAACCTTTTCAAATATATCGATATCCCTAAAGAAAATGTGAATATCCTGAATGGAAATGCGGCGGATCTGGAAAAAGAGTGCTGTGATTATGAGCAAAAGATTAAGGATGCAGGCGGAATTGATCTTTTCCTGGGAGGAATCGGTCCGGATGGGCACATCGCTTTTAATGAACCGGGATCTTCGCTATCTTCCAAAACGCGGATTAAAACCCTTACCTATGATACCATTATGGCCAACTCGCGCTTTTTTGATAACGACGTGAACAAAGTCCCCAAAATGGCTCTGACGGTAGGTGTGGAAACGGTGATGGCGGCCCATGAAGTGCTGATTATTGTAAACGGTTATAAAAAAGCCCGGGCGCTCCAAAATGTGGTGGAAGAAGGAATAAATCACATGTGGACTGTGTCCATGCTTCAGATGCACCCCCACGGCATTATTTGCTGCGACGAGGAAGCCACCATGGAACTGAAGGTGGGAACGGTGAAATATTTCAAGAATATTGAACACGATGCCCTTCATAATTTACCAAAAGTATAGA contains the following coding sequences:
- a CDS encoding carboxypeptidase regulatory-like domain-containing protein: MRKCAVVLMCLFVLAGMTFAGMTDEQMQVRAQKAVQNLRPSSQMLKVDQYHPETANKPHSPKQMRDRNVWKENVMLHHLSGISMQKSTIDFSIQINGADTTIYAVGDSITLTVTADRPLGTMIFVDDGDNVFSFSDLNAFAHLEMGGEEFVFMIEDGDEMDMTPPGDGIWEVTISTEFEEDGPLISLQNATIYIVVMDMNTEMYDLAMAYCEEPIGATSFITGNVSDGMNPVQNILMVAFPGVIDSMYAKSEDEPEVVFLTKTDQNGNYSMAIPKEAENMFPGPWTVFALNIWQVPGGMYAEPMYYTVFLPGTPVADFTLVEGAYFISGFVTSTEGLPVSNVRMLANNGMYEVMGTTDATGYYEIPVMPGWWEIEFIEEDLAGQYLIPYWGQYYADVMDADVTLDIQLYNVYPQDAISGTVSFNVPDKYALTDLSVIADKWPFGYSIASVDEFGDYAVPVTSELDCVYVDDWNGMSYGYGVWVSRNDYEDPMTVPDYYPEVMSGSSGIDFQIIEPDAALFGVVTDYQTGYPLYDAEINVYTTDYTYDYWTYTDEYGNYYFDLIGGMMYIIEAYYPDEWYMPALVDTLFIPQGGMVEYPMALKSPEEFVYFQGNVYDNDRFPVGGAVVDIESYEYFARTTTDGAGYFYFDGLKPYEGYNITVNAEGFNTWYGNVWIDGPVDNYEIYLSSHSDTGYVWVQGQVTDGVNPVGGAIVWHYDEYGDHHIWTDENGYFDLWVPQGELNLKVGANGFYAEKPA
- a CDS encoding MFS transporter — encoded protein: MNEKRSIASWALYDWANSAFATTVMAGFFPLFFNQYWADPSNPTRSVMYLGWANSVASIVVALLAPFLGAVADRGTAKKKFLFLFAFLGVLMTGGLWFVAQGMWKFAALLYVLGTVGFSGGNIFYDSLLPGVATEKKVDFVSSLGFAIGYIGGGLLFAVNVFMFLKPDFFGIPDGATAIKLSFLSVAVWWAVFSIPIFLFVKEPRLIDAVPLHKAFVMGWRQLIGTFRHIRHLKVVGLFLFAYWLYIDGVDTIIRMAVSYGDSLGFDSSVLISALLITQFVAFFGSLAYSWFARKIGVKPAIMVAICAYCLITILGYFMNQSWHFLALAICIGLFQGGIQALSRSLYTRIIPKEKSAEFFGFYNMLGKFAAVVGPFLMGTIGYISGNQRMGILSILFLFIGGAYFLSRVNITEGEIMAKKYLAD
- the acpP gene encoding acyl carrier protein encodes the protein MEKNEVQERVKKVVANVLKMDPEEIFDDANFIFDLGADSMQSLELVAAFEEEFDVELDEDKALSVQTVADAVEFISSHLS
- a CDS encoding acetate--CoA ligase family protein; its protein translation is MKKDFKANLDKIFYPDSVAVVGTNKVVGTVPHDILRNILDADFNGVVYPVSPRERFIAGIKAYKYVTDISDSVDLAIIVFPASVIHLALEQCGQKGIKAAIIISAGFKEVGGEGIKREKQVKAIADKYGMSIIGPNCLGVINTDARSKINASFARRMPEEGTIGFLSQSGALCTAVLDYAYAKRIGFSKFISFGNKADVTEIDLLYYLKDDPKTKIILMYLEEVKDGPGLMKAAREVIKAGKPVLILKSGRTSEGAIAAASHTGSMAGSDEVCDAAFRQTGIIRCQDVDEMFNIAIAFAYQPIPKSRRVAIITNAGGPGVLTTDAAIRDGLELAKFSDETTAILKKSLPATANIKNPVDVIGDARADRYSVALSAAFKDPAVDGVFVILTPQSMTEIDLIAREIAKVAHHYNKPVYASFMGEADVAQGIDVLQRNKIPHYTRPESMCRAFATVYHFNQDRKEVPKPAPVFKDVDDARVNEIIQEVKNAGKHYLTEDLSDELLKAYAFPVVESVLARSEDEAVQKAESMGYPVVMKVVSDEIIHKSEAGGVILNIRSDQEVKEAYKTILEKAKQYDSNAKVKGVLIEQMISDGEEVILGLNRDNSFGPVIMFGLGGIYVEVFKDVSFRVAPLQTSDVEHMIEETRSSSILHGVRGHGPRDLDKVIECILRLSQLAVNHPDIQELDINPLIVLDKSKGVFVADARIMIKQE
- a CDS encoding glucosamine-6-phosphate deaminase, translated to MRILIYNDYDHLSQWVAHYVASKINQAEKKGDKPFVLGLPTGSSPIGTYQELVKLHKAGKVSFKNVITFNMDEYVGIPEDHPQSYHFFMWDNLFKYIDIPKENVNILNGNAADLEKECCDYEQKIKDAGGIDLFLGGIGPDGHIAFNEPGSSLSSKTRIKTLTYDTIMANSRFFDNDVNKVPKMALTVGVETVMAAHEVLIIVNGYKKARALQNVVEEGINHMWTVSMLQMHPHGIICCDEEATMELKVGTVKYFKNIEHDALHNLPKV